Proteins encoded in a region of the Chitinivorax sp. B genome:
- a CDS encoding 2,3-dihydro-2,3-dihydroxybenzoate dehydrogenase — MEFTGKIALISGAAQGIGAAVAHALAAGGAYVALLDHQADKLEMLATDLQAHGHQALAIPADLTQSDQIKAAVDRVEHRLGPIDILVNVAGVLRMAPILDVTDEDWHTTFAVNTNGLFQLSQSVARRMVPRRRGVVITVGSNAASVPRTQMAAYCASKAASAQFTKCLGLELAQFGIRCNIVSPGSTDTNMQRMLWTGPEGPAAVLRGSLEQHRLGIPLQRIANATDIADAVCFLASDRARHITLHDLRVDGGATLDA, encoded by the coding sequence ATGGAATTCACCGGCAAAATTGCATTGATTTCTGGCGCGGCACAAGGCATTGGGGCCGCAGTGGCCCATGCACTGGCAGCCGGTGGTGCCTATGTTGCATTGCTGGATCACCAGGCAGACAAGCTCGAAATGCTGGCCACTGACTTGCAGGCGCACGGCCACCAAGCCTTGGCCATACCAGCTGATCTGACGCAAAGTGATCAGATCAAGGCAGCGGTCGATCGGGTGGAACACCGGCTTGGGCCAATCGATATTCTGGTAAACGTCGCTGGCGTACTGCGTATGGCCCCCATACTGGATGTGACCGATGAAGACTGGCACACCACATTTGCAGTCAACACGAACGGCCTGTTTCAGTTATCCCAGTCAGTTGCACGCCGTATGGTCCCCAGGCGGCGCGGCGTGGTCATCACCGTCGGCTCCAATGCCGCATCAGTGCCGCGCACGCAAATGGCCGCCTATTGCGCATCCAAGGCGGCGAGTGCCCAATTCACAAAGTGTCTGGGGTTGGAATTGGCACAATTTGGCATCCGTTGCAACATCGTCTCGCCAGGCTCGACCGATACCAACATGCAGCGCATGCTGTGGACTGGCCCGGAAGGCCCGGCAGCTGTACTGCGCGGTTCGCTGGAGCAGCATCGACTAGGCATCCCGTTACAACGAATTGCCAATGCGACGGACATTGCCGATGCGGTGTGCTTTCTGGCCTCTGACCGTGCCCGCCACATCACGCTGCATGACTTGAGGGTAGATGGTGGCGCCACGCTGGACGCCTGA